Part of the Novosphingobium sp. KA1 genome is shown below.
GATCCTTCATACGCCGCGCCTGGTCCGTCTTCAGGCCGCCATATTCCTTCCGCCAGCGATAATAGGTTTGCTCGCTGACCGCGATCCGGCGGCAGGCTTCAGCCGTGCTCGCTCCCTGCGCCAGCACAATCTCAACTTCACGCAGCTTGCCGATAATCTCTTCCGGCTTGTGCTTCTTGCTCGGCATTCATCGTCCCTTTCGTGGTCCAGACTATCATAGTCTCTGGGCCACTCAGCGGGGGGCAGGTCAGCACGTGCGTACAGCTCCGGATCACCTGCGGTCATCACTTTCAGGATTTGCTTTTTCTCGCGTAGATAGACTCGCGCGAACTCTGGGTCGTGCTCAAAGATCGACGCGCTGTTGCTTATCAGGTCAGCCAGCTTAACCGTTTGCGCTTCCGCTGAGATCGTACTTAGGCGCATGGCCTCAGCAGCTTTCCGCTGCGCTCGGTTTCCCTCCGTGCATTGGTCGGTCAGCTCGATGACCATGTCAGCGACATCAGAACCAAACTCACGCTCCACATCGTACCGTGTCACCAGGGTGTCTTCGATCGTGTCATGAAGTAGCGCGGTAGCTAACATCACATCTGTGTGGTGCGCTGCGGTCATTACAATGCCCATCACCTCCACTGGATGGTCGATATATGGCTCCCCAGTGTATTTGCGAACTTGTCCAACGCGACCATGGGCTTCAGTGGCGAAAGCCAATGCCCGTTCAACAAGTTCTGGTAAGCTTGACATCTCTCATTCTAAGCACATTGTTCTGCTTATCGCTAACTGAAAGGGCACTACATTTCCAGGTTTCGACGGATGTCCAGAAGTGCGATCGCTATTTGGGATCGCATTAACATACGGCGGCTATCATGGCTCTTATGTAGGCAATCGAAAGACGGCTATCGCGGCGGATGTGGCCACCACATAGATGCGTTCCGAATGTCCGGCTTCCTGATTTCGCGCTCCAAAGCGGACCGAGCAGAATATCCCAATCAAGGTAGCTCGATCAGCCGCCGCAGGGTTCGCATTGGCACCAGAGTGATCGCGCCGACCTTGATGGTCTCGATGTAACCGTCGGCGATCATCTGATAGAGCTTCGAGCGTCCGATCCCGGTCAAGCGGCAAGCTTCGGGAATTCGAACCGCCAAGGGTTCCGTCAGCGATTGATTGAGAAGTTCCTTTCCCATCGGCTCGGTCCGATCTTCATCCATCATTTCACTCCTTTGCCTGAGTTGGAGTTCCCAGCCGTCCTTTCGCCTCCACTTCTTGCAGCCTGCTCCGCAACCAGCCGGACGAAAGCGCACCACCTTTCCCTCTCAGATCGTCCCAAACGCTCGGAAATATGGCTGAATTCTGCCATTCTTGAGCCTCTCCGGTCTAAGAGTGTGTCAGGCAGTTCCAGGCCATCTTGAGCAAAATGGGGCCACGAAATGGCACCAAAACCTCCTTGAGAGTCCTGCCTTATACGCTTTGTCCCCAGACTTTGCGTTGCGGCCAGACTTTGCGTTGCGGCCAGACTTTGCGTTGCGGATTGTAGTATCAGTCAGCGCCATGTGGGGGCCGGTGGTGTCGGGGTCTTGCGAGGCCGCCTAATTAGGCCCCCATCTTGCGCGACTGCTGAAAGCCAGCGATCGCCCTGAAAATAGCGAAAATCAAAGGATTTTTCAATCAACTGCGGCCTGCGCCGGACAGGATTTTGGAGCGGGTGAGGGGAATCGAACCCCCGTATTCAGCTTGGGAAGCTGCTGCTCTACCATTGAGCTACACCCGCATTCCGGTTGGTCGGCCGGTTTCCAGACAGGTGTCCCCGCCGGAGCCGCGCATTGCCACGCGGGGCGCCGGTCCGTCAATACGGCGATGCACATCAATTCGCCTCGCGCGATACAATTCCTCCTCGCTGCCATGGCGCTTTGAACACATGTTCAGCAATTTTCGTTGACTGTGTTTTCGCCGCCCGCCAGCCTGTGCCTGTGAAAGCGGCCGCAAGGTGCCGCGCGGGTGGAGCGGAGAAGCCATGTCGGGACAGCTTGCAGGAAAGGTCGCGCTTGTTACCGGCGCGTCGTCGGGGATCGGGGCGGCGGCGGCGTTGTGCCTTGCCGAAGCGGGCGCCCGGGTCGTCGTCTGTGCCCGGCGGACCGCGCGGCTGGCAGGACTGGTCGCGCAGATCGAGGCGGCGGGCGGTGCCGCGCTGGCGATCCCGGGGGACATGACCCTTGAGGACGATGCGCGCGGCGCGGTCGAGAAGACGGTCGCCGCATTCGGGCGCATCGACATCCTGATCAACTCGGCCGGGATCATGGAGGCGGGCGGGATCGAGAACTGCGATACCGCGATCTATCGGCGGGTGATCGACATCAACCTGATGGGCACCGTCTACACCAGTGCCGCTGCCGTGCCGCACATGCTGGCGCAGGGCGGCGGCGACATCATCACCATCTCCTCGCTCGCCGGGCGCAAGGGCGGGCCGATGACCAGTGCCTATTCGGCGAGCAAGCACGCGGTGAACATGATGACCGACGGCATGCGGCAGGAACTGGGCGGGCGGAACATCCGTGTCACCACGCTGATGCCGGGGGCGACCGAGACGGAAGTGGCGGATTCGATCAGCGACCCGCGGTGGCGCAGTGCGATCAAGGCCCATGTGAGCAAGGACGGTGCGGTGCAGCCGCGCGACATCGGCGAGGCCGTCGTCTTTATCCTCGCCATGCCGCGCCGGACCAATATCTCCGAGATCGCGATTCGCCCGACCATCGATACCAGCGCCTGAGGGGAGTACGATCATGGGAAGACTGCAGGACAAGGTCTGCATCATCACCGGCGCGGGGTCGGGCATGGGCCGGGCGATGGCCGAACTGTTCCATGGCGAGGGGGCGCGGCTGGTGCTGGCCGACATCTCGGGCAAGCAGGACGACGTGGCGGCTGAACTCGGCGGCGAGGCGCTGGGCGTGCAGTGCGACGTTTCCGATGAGGCTCAGGTGCAGGCGATGGTCGGCGCCGCGCAGGAGCGTTTCGGCCGGCTCGACGTGCTGTGCAACAATGCCGGGTTCGGCGGGGCGATGGCGCCGCTGCACAGGCAGTCGCTGGAGACATGGGACCGGGTCCATGCCACCAATTTGCGCGGTGCGTTCCTCGGCATGAAATACGGTATCATCGCCATGCTGGAGAGCGGCGGCGGGGCGATCGTGAACACGACGTCGGCGTCGGGCGTGGTCGGCTGGAAGCATCATGCGGTCTATGGCGCTGCCAAGGCGGGGGTGAACCAGCTGACGAGGGCGGCGGCCCTCGACTATTCGGACCGGGGCATCCGGGTGAACGCGATCGCGCCCGGCACGGTGTGGACCGGGCTGGTGGAAGCCTCGAAGATCCATGCCGAGCCGCCGGCGGAATTCCCGGTGCTGGCGGGCATCCCGATGGGGCGCTGGGGGCTGGCAAGGGACATCGCCCAGGCGGCGCTTTATCTCGCCAGCGACGAGGCGGCTTACGTGACCGGTGTGGTGCTGCCGGTCGACGGCGGCTACTCGATCGGCTTTTCGGGCATGGGGGCCGAGCGACCGGGGATCGCCAGCGCGGATCCGGCCTGATCGGATCGGGGGGCTTCGACAGGCTCGCCATGTGCGGGTGGGGAGGGAAGGGCGGTTTTGGGTGGCTAGCAGCCGTTCGGCGTCGGTGATAGCTTGGGCTAATGGCCGACCGCTACGAGCCCACTTCTAACTTTCTGAAGGCGGTGATCGCTGAGGAGGTGCCGCTTTCCGGCACAGCCTTCGCCGACGCGAACATGCGGCAGCTAGTCGCGATGACGCAAGACGGTGACCTCTCTAATCGTGACTGGGCGACGATGCTTTTGGCATCAGAAGAAGCCGATACGCCCGAAATCCGGGAGGCACTGTTGTCAGCCGCCAACGATGAAAATGACGTCGTAAGAGCGGAGGCGCTACTCGGTCTAGCCAAGCGCGATCGGACGCTGGCGCTGCCATTCGTTCTGAAAGCACTATCGGGCGAACAGGCGAGCGTGCCCGTGTTCGAGGCCGCCGAGTTGATCGCTGATCCCGTTCTGGTGGAGGTGCTCCGACCTTGGACTGAGCCATCGGATGATGTGTGGCTCGATCAGCTCATCCTGAACGCCTTGGTAGCCTGCGAAAAAGGCACTCAAACCGCTTAGTTGATGGATGTCCGCAACGGGGCACAAACCGAACTCTCGAACGAGACCACGCGGCGTGATAGGCGCGGCATCGATCCGTTTCCTCACCCCGCCTTTCGGCCCATTCCCTCCGGTGAGGATCCGCATCGGGGCCGCCGCGAGTTCCCCCCGGATTCGCGGCAAGGCCATGGATGCGTGGCGGATCGATGCCGCGTTCCGGCGGTGCCGGAGAGCTGGAAATCCAGCCTGACCGGAACACTGGAACGAACCCGCCAGTTCGCGCCAGAACGGTTCGCCAAGAACCTGTCCCGATCGAAACGCTTTTGCTGTCCTCGGCCCATGCCTCCCTGAGAGCAATGGCCGGGGGAAATCCGGGGCGGGTGGTTCACGGCGCCCGCCCCGGATAGCGCCCTTATCGCACCTTGCACGGCTGAAAAGCGTGAGCCAGATCACGCTCCGGCGGGCAATCGGGTCTCCTTTGATCGGGCCTCCTTTTACGGGATCAGCGGCGGGTTTCGACGGTGACGCCGCCGGTCATGATCGTTTCGGCGGCTCCGGTCAGCACGTCCATCGGGAAAACCGGTGCCGCCGCGCTCACGGCATCGAGGCGGGCGAGGTGCTCGGCAGGCAGGGTCACCTCCAGCGCGCCGAGGTTGTCCTCAAGCTGGGCCGGGGTGCGTGCGCCCAGCACCGGGGCGGCGACATCGGGATGGGCGAGCAGCCAGGCCAGCGCCACTTGCGCCGCGGTGCAGCCGATCTCCCGCGCCACGTCGGCGGTCGCGGCCGCGACGGCGAGAGTGCGCTCGCTCAGCCGCCCGGTCGCGAGGTTGATCGCCTTGCGCGAGGTCATGGCCGCGTCCGCAGGGGCGGCAAGGTCGGCATCGCCGTACTTGCCGGTCAGCACCCCGCCGCCCAGCGGTGACCAGGGGCAGACGCCGAGCCCCATCTCGCGCGCCATCGGGATCAGTTCGCGCTCGACCGTGCGCTCGATCAGGTTGTGCTGGATCTGCAAGGCGCAGAACGGCGTCCAGCCCCGCAGTTCGGCGATCGCCTGCATGCGGCTGGCCTGCCATGCCGGGGTATCGGAAAGGCCGATGTAGAGCACCTTGCCGCTGCGCACGAGATCGTCGAAGGCACGCAGGATCTCGTCCACCGGCGTGCGGAAGTCCCACATGTGGAGGTAGAGCAGGTCGATCCATTCGGTCTGCATCCGCGTCAGCGAGGCCTCGACCGAGCGCACCATGTTGCGCCGTGAATTGCCTGCGGCATTGGGATCGCCGGGGCTGGTGCTGAGCGAATACTTGGTGGAGATCACCAGCCTCTCGCGCCGGTTGCCGAGGATCTGGCCCAGCAGCCGTTCGGAGCCGCCCATCTGGCCGTAGAAGTCGGCCGTATCGACGAAGTTGCCGCCGCGATCGGCATAGATGTCGATCATGCGTGCCGCTTCCTCGTCGCTTGAACCCCAGGCGCCGGGACCGACGCCGAAGGTCATGGTGCCGAGGCAGAGCGGCGAGACGCGCAGGCCCGAACGGCCAAGCAGGCGGTAATGATCGAGTTGGGTCGGCACGGGGGCGCTCTCCTTTGCCGCCTGTCTGGCGGCTACCGGGAGGCGCGGCCAGACAGGCGGGGCAGGCCTGCGGCCAGAGGCAAGCGGGATTGCCTGCGGGGCCTTCGCGGCCTAGCAGATGACCATGAACGCGCCCCAGAAGACGACGATGCAGATCGCCCAGGTCGACCCCTTCCACGCCATGGCCATCGGCCGCCTTGCCTATGAATTGCAGGCCGAGGGGCGCGATGTGATCCACATGGAATATGGCCAGCCTTCCACCGGAGCGCCGGCCGCCGCCATCGCCGCCGCGCACAAGGTGCTGGACAGTGATCCGGGGGGCTATTGGGAAAGCCCGGCGCTGCTGGAACGCATCGCCCGGCACTATGCCGAGGCTTACGGCGTCACTCTCGACCGCGAGCAGGTGATCCTGACTTGCGGCGCCTCGCCCGCTTTCGTGCTGGCGCTCAGCAGCCTCTTCGCGCCGGGCGCGCGGGTGGCTCTGGCGCGGCCGGGCTACGTTGCCTACCGCAATACGCTGAAGACGCTCTATCTGGAGCCGGTGGAGATGCCTTGCGGCCCGGCCGAGCGCTATCAGGTGACGGCCGCCGCGCTCGATGCGCTCGATCCGGTGCCCGATGGCCTCATTCTCGCCAGTCCCGCCAATCCCACCGGCACCGTGATCGCGCCTGAGGAACTGGCGGCCATCGCCGAAGTCTGCCGCCGCAAGGGCATCCGCGTGGTCTCCGACGAGATCTATCACGGCCTGACCTACGGCGATGCTGCACAATCCACCTTGCAGCATCTGCCCGAGGCGGTGGTGGTCAACAGCTTCTCGAAATACTACTCGATGGCGGGCTGGCGGCTCGGCTGGCTGGTGGTGCCGCCCGAGGTGGTGACGGCGGCGCGCGCGCGGATGAGCAACCTGTTTCTCACGCCCTCGGTGCTGGCGCAGCATGCGGGCCTGATCGCCATGGACGAGACGGCGGAACTCGAAGGCCATCTGCACACTTATGCACGCAACCGCGAACTGCTGCTGGCGGCGCTGCCGCGCCTTGGCCTCAGCGAGATCGCGCCGCCCGACGGGGCCTTCTACATCTATGCCGACATCGGCCACCTGACCAATGACAGCCTGGCGTTCTGCCGCCAGCTTCTGCGCGACACCGGCGTCGCCACCGCGCCGGGCGTCGATTTCGATCCCGTCGATGGTCATCGCCATTTCCGCATGAGTTTCGCGGTGTCGACGCCGCGGATCGAGCAGGCGATCGAACGCATGGCGGAATGGTTCGCGAAGCGTTGAGGGGGTAAACGTCGGCGCAAGGCTTCGGCCTTGTGCTGATTCTTCGCGATTTGAAGATTTGTCGAACTGGAGCGGGCGAAGGGATTCGAACCCTCGACCCCAACCTTGGCAAGGTTGTGCTCTACCCCTGAGCTACGCCCGCTCTGGCGTTCAAGACGTTCGGGACACGTCGGAAATCTCGTATGCGAACTGGAGCGGGCGAAGGGATTCGAACCCTCGACCCCAACCTTGGCAAGGTTGTGCTCTACCCCTGAGCTACGCCCGCTCGGCGTTCGAGACATTCCGGACAAGCCGAAAATCCCGTATGTGAACTGGAGCGGGCGAAGGGATTCGAACCCTCGACCCCAACCTTGGCAAGGTTGTGCTCTACCCCTGAGCTACGCCCGCTCGACGTTCAAGACCTGCTGGAGTGACCGGCAGGTCCGGGGTGAGGCGGCCGACTAGCAGCGCTTTTGGGGGTCGGCAAGAGCTAATTTGAAAGAATCGCACGAAGACCGGCAAGAAGCCCATAAACCCTTCACAAATCGGTCGCGAAGGCCGATCTAGTGCCCTCGAACTTCTTTACATACGCATTCACGGGAGCACGAATCTTGGCCAGCATGGGTCTCAACCTCGACGAACAGAAGGCGGTGGACCGCTTCCGCCAGTCCGTGGCCGAACCGTCGATGACAAAGCTGGTGATCCTCGATTTCTGGGCGGAATGGTGCGGCCCCTGCAAGGCGCTGACGCCGGTGCTGGAAAAGGTCGCCGCCGAATATGCCGACAAGGGCGTGGTGCTTGCCAAGCTGAATGTCGACGAGGAACAGTTCATCGCCAGCCAGTTCCAGGTCCGCACGATCCCCACGGTCTACGCGATCTTCCAGGGCCAGCCGGTGGCCGACCTGACCAACGCGCGCACCGAATCGCAGCTCAAGCAGATGCTCGACCAGCTGCTCGCCAAGCTGCCGGTCCAGACCGGGGCCGAACCGGCGCAGGACATCGCGCCGCTGATCGCCATGGGCGAGGAAGCGCTGGCCGAGGGCGACGGCGAACGCGCGGCCTCGATCTTCATGCAGATCCTCGAGATCGCGCCGGACAATGGCGAAGTGATCGCCGGTCTCGTGCGCGGCCTCGTCGCCGCCGGGCGAATCGAGGAAGCGGAACAGATCCTCGCCAGCCTCGAGCCGGAACTGGCTGCCGATTCGCACCTCGAACGCGCGCGTTCGGCACTGGCGCTGGCCAAGGACAAGCCAGAGGACAGCGAACTCGCCGCCCTGCGCGCCGCCGCTGCCGCGCGCCCCGAGGACATGGAGGCGCAGCTTGCCTTCGCCAACGCTGCCTTTGCGGCCGGTGAGCGCGACGATGCCGCTGCCACCCTGCTCGCCATGGTCGCCGCCGACCGCGAATGGAACGAAGGCGCCGCCCGCGCCAAGCTGCTGCAGATCTTCGAGGCGGTCGGTCTGGAAGACCCCTGGGTTTCGGCCACGCGCCGCAAGCTCTCCACCGTCCTGTTCGGCTGAGCGGAGCGGCGCCCGTGCGGATCACCATCTTTCCCCTGCCGGGCGCCGTCCTCTACCCGGGGCTGCAACTGCCGCTCCACATCTTCGAGCCGCGTTACCGCTCGATGGTGAGCGACGCCCTCGCACGCGATCGCCGCATCGGCATGATCCAGCCGCAGCGCCCGGTGGAAGGCGCGCCGCTCTACGCGGTAGGGTGCCTTGGCCGGATCGGCGACGTCGAGGCGCTGGAAGACGGGCGCTTCAACATTATCCTCGAAGGCGAATCGCGCTTTCGGGTGCTGCGCGAACTCGATGTGACCACGCCCTTCCGCCAGATCGAGGCGGAACTGCTGCCGGACGACGGCGATGAAGTGCTGGCTGCCATCGAGCGCGCCAGTTTCGAACGCGAGGCGCGGCGATTCGCCGATGCGCAGGGCTACGCGGTGGACTGGGAGCAGGTGGCGCGGCTGGATGACCAGTCGCTGATCAACGGAGTCTCGCAGATCGCGCCGTTCGATGCGGCGGCGAAGCAGGCGCTGCTGGAGGTTTCCGGTCTGCGCGAGCGGTGTGAGCTCTTGGTGCAACTGATGCAGTTCTTCGGGCGCCGAACGGATGATGACGATGAGGATGGGGTGACGTTGCAGTAAGGGAAGAAGGGAAGTCCTGGGGGATGATCCTCCAGACCCGCATAATGTCTCCGTTTCGCCCTGCGCTATCCGTTCCGCCCCCCTTGCTGCGCAGCCAATAAGTCTCCCGACGCCACCATGGGCGCGCAACGGTGCTGGTCCGCGTGACCTAGACGGTACTGGGGGTGCAGGGGGGCTATGCTCCCCTGCTTTATCCCTTGTCCTTCTTCCTCAACACGCCACGACGTTGATCGCCAGCCCGCCCTGGCTGGTTTCCTTGTACTTGCTCGACATATCGAGCCCGGTCTGCCGCATCGTCTCGATCACCTGGTCGAGCGACACGCGCGGCGTCTCCCCGGCGTGGAGCGCCAGCTTCGCCGCGTTCACGGCCTTCACCGCGGCGATGGCATTGCGTTCGATGCAGGGGATCTGCACCAGCCCGCCGACCGGATCGCAGGTGAGGCCGAGGTTGTGCTCCATGCCGATTTCCGCTGCCGCGCAGACTTGCACCGGGGTGCCGCCCCAGACCGCCGCGAGGCCCGCTGCCGCCATCGAGCAGGCAACGCCCACTTCGCCCTGACAGCCCATCTCCGCACCGGAGATCGAGGCGCGCTGCTTGTAGAGCAGGCCGATGCCGGCAGCGGTGAGCAGGTAGCGACGCGCCTTGAAAGGGATCGCGGTATTGCCGTCGCTGCAATACTGCCGCAGCAGCGAGGGCACGATACCCGCCGCGCCATTGGTCGGCGCGGTGACGACGCGGCCGCCGCTGGCGTTTTCCTCGTTCACCGCCATGGCGTAGAGGTTCAGCCAGTCCATCAGCGTTTCCGCCTGATTGTCCTGCGGGCGGGCGATCAGCTTCTGGTGAATGGCGCGGGCACGGCGGCGAACCTTGAGCGCTCCGGGCAGGTGGCCTTCCTTGGTGAGCCCCTGATCGATGCACAGGTTCATGGCATCGGCAATCACGTCGAGCCCGGCGAGTGTCTCTGCCTCGGGGCGCCGCGCGGCTTCGTTGGCCATCATGACTTCGGCGATGTCGAAGCCGCTTTCTGCGCAGACCGCCAGCAGTTCGGCGCCTGAGGTGAAGGGGAAGCGGACCGGCGGGCCGTGGACCACCTGATCGTCGGGCGCAGGCTGTTCGAGCTGGTGGCGGCTGGAATAGAAGCCGCCGCCGGTCGAGAAATACTCGCCGCGCGCCAGTTCCTCGCCCGCGGCGTCCCATGCCGTCAGCACCATGCCATTGGGGTGGAGATCGGGGATATGGTCGAAATCGAGGATCAGGTCGCCTTTGCAGTCGAACGCGATCTCGTGACGGCCCAGCAGCGTGATCCGGCCGCTGGCGCGCACTTCGGCAGCGGCAGCGTGCGCCTGCGCAGGCTCTGCGGTTTCGGGTTCGAAGCCGATCAGGCCCATCAGGCAGGCATCGGGGGTGCCGTGGCCTTCGCCGGTCAGCGCCAGCGAGCCTTGCAGATCGACGCGGACGCGGGTGATCGCGTCAAGCTGTCCACTGGCCTCTATGCCTTGAAGGAAGCGCATGGCGATGCGCATCGGGCCGACGGTGTGCGAACTGGACGGGCCAAGGCCGATACGGAACAGGTCGAGCGCGGAAATCACGGCTGGAACTCACAGGCGGGAAGGGTGGTCACGGGGGCTACGCTCTTGCGTTATTATTTTGAAGCCGCGTGGATGAAGCCAGATAGGCTGGGATGCAATGGGCCCGCGGACTAAATCCCGGCATACCAGGCGTATCGGCCGTTATCCTCCCAATATCCGCCTTTGCCGCCGTAGATCCCGGCGAGCGCGGCGACCGCCTCGATCCGGGTGACGAACTTGGCGTGCTTGTAGCCCAGTTGCCGCTCTACCCGCAGGCGTAGCGGGGCGCCGTGCTGTTCTTCCAGCGGCTGGCCGTTCATCGCCCATGCCAGGATCGTCTGCGGGTGGAAGGCGTCCACCAGGTCGATCGATTCGTAATAGGGCCTCCCGCCGTAGAGATCGGCGCAATGGAACACGAGATAGCGCGCCTCCGGCCGTAGCCGCGCGAGATCGAGCAGGGCAGCAAGGCGCGGGCCGGTCCACTTGCCGATCGCGCTCCATCCCTCGACGCAGTCGTGGCGGGTGATCTGGGTGCGCTGGGGGAACTGCTTGAGCGCGGTCAGCGGCAGCATGAGGGGATGCGTGACCAGTCCGTCCACCCGCAGCGCCCACCGCGAAAAACCCTGCGCGAAATGGGTGCGGTAGACCGGATCGGCGACGGCAAGGCTGCCGTTGGCGCGGAAGGTGGGCGACATTTGCGATTCGGCGAACTCGCGGGCCAGCGCATCGCCGGCAAGGCCGCGCTGGGTCACGCGGTGGAGGTCTTCCGCCTGCCCCAGAAAATCGAGCACCTTGGGATCGCGCGTCAGCCGGTCGCAGCCGGAAAGCAGCAGCCCGCCCGCGCCCACCGCACCCGCCTGAATCAGTCGCCGCCGCGAGAGGATCAACTTGCTCACTGCTCCTTCTCCCTTGGCAGGCGATACCAGCCCGTCACCATCGCGCGCAGTTCGTTGAACGGCCCGGCCAGCACGACCATGGCGATGTGGACGATAAAGAAGCCCACCAGAGCAAATGCGCAAAGGAAGTGGATCGAGCGCGCCGTTTGCCGCCCCCCGAACACTTCCGTCACCAGCGGCGCCCACGCATCGGTGCCGGGCGAAAGGGCGAGGCCGGTCAGGATCATCAGCGGCAGCAGGCTGAACAGCACTGCGGCATAGGCGATCTTCTGAAGCGTGTTGTAGCGCAGCGCCGCCGCCCCGGTGGGCAGGCGCAGCCGCGCGTGGTCCCGCGCTTCCAGCCAGACATGCCGCAGCCGCCATTCGCGGCGCGTGATATGAATGTCGCGCTGGATATGCCGGTTCACGAGCGACCAGATCAGATAGGCCGCCAGACCCAGCGAGAGCACCCAGGCGAAGGCCAGGTGCCATGTCCGCGCATCGGCAAGGCTGTAGGCCGAGGGGATCGTCGCCCAATAAGGAAAGGCGCGGCGGTGCGGGGTGCCGTCGGGGTCTTTCCAGTAGCCGAGCAGGCCGGTCGTCTCGACGCGGTGGCCGGCCACTTGCAGATAGCCATATTCATACGTGCCGATCCGCGCGGAGCCGATCTTCAGCCACGGCGCATCGAAATTCGCGCCATATTCACCCCAGCAGAGCCGGGCATGGGCGTTAAAGATCATCAGCCCGCTCATCAGCATGATCAGCAGCGTGACCGCATTGGTCCAGTGCCAGAGCCGCGTCGAGAGCCGGTGGCGCTTCACCAGATCGCCGCCTTGCGGATGAGCCTCTTGCGCGGGAGAGGGTTCGGCGGGCGGGGCGATGTCGCTCATGATCCCAGTTCGCCTCGCCCTTGCCATCGGTTACAGCCCGATTCTACGCGCCGAGCAGATGCAGCGCCACCTGCCGCCGGTGCGCCATGCGGCGGTGCTCGGCCAGATAGATGCCTTGCCAGGTTCCCAGCGCCATCTGCCCGCCGATCACCGGAATCGACAGGTTGACGCCGGTCAGAGTCGCCTTGAGGTGCGCGGGCATGTCGTCCGGCCCCTCGTCGTCATGGGCATAGTGCGGGCCTTCCGGCGCGATGCGGTCGAGCCAGGCGACCAGATCGCCGCGCACCTCGCGCGCGGCATTCTCCTGAATCAGCAGCGAGGCGGACGTGTGGCGGCACAGCAGCGTCAGCAGCCCCTCGCCGATGCCGCTTTCGCGCTGCCACCCGGCAATCGCCCGCGTGATATCGGTAAGGCCCCGGCCAGGGGTGTCGAACGTGAGGATGGTGGTCGCCTGTTTCATCGCATCGGCATCCTGATCCCGGGCGGCGCGGCGATCAAGTCGCGGCTTCGAGCGTGATTATGTCTCATTTCAGCAACAGCGAACGGCAACAAAGACCGATAATTTCTCGCTTGACCTAATGGGAAAGGGGTGAAACACAGCATGGTTTAGAGGCTTCCATGTATGTTTACAGAGGCGGCGTCGAACCCTTGGAAATCGTGGATTCCTGCGGCTTTTGCCCTCTCTTGCGATGCCCCCGGCCGGTCCGGGCAGGCACTTTTTGTCCCATCATCCGCGCAGAGGCGATTGATCTAGCCATATCTGCCGCGTATTGCCGCGCTCGGCGACGGGCCGGCAGACCGGCACGGTGTCTGTCGTCCGCAAGGATCGTTCGGTCGCTGGATATGCCGGAAATCGGCGCATTCACACGGCTTCCGGACGGCCGCGAGATGAGCCCGGACAATCACCGGGCCGCTCGGG
Proteins encoded:
- a CDS encoding cytochrome b/b6 domain-containing protein; translated protein: MSDIAPPAEPSPAQEAHPQGGDLVKRHRLSTRLWHWTNAVTLLIMLMSGLMIFNAHARLCWGEYGANFDAPWLKIGSARIGTYEYGYLQVAGHRVETTGLLGYWKDPDGTPHRRAFPYWATIPSAYSLADARTWHLAFAWVLSLGLAAYLIWSLVNRHIQRDIHITRREWRLRHVWLEARDHARLRLPTGAAALRYNTLQKIAYAAVLFSLLPLMILTGLALSPGTDAWAPLVTEVFGGRQTARSIHFLCAFALVGFFIVHIAMVVLAGPFNELRAMVTGWYRLPREKEQ
- a CDS encoding LON peptidase substrate-binding domain-containing protein translates to MRITIFPLPGAVLYPGLQLPLHIFEPRYRSMVSDALARDRRIGMIQPQRPVEGAPLYAVGCLGRIGDVEALEDGRFNIILEGESRFRVLRELDVTTPFRQIEAELLPDDGDEVLAAIERASFEREARRFADAQGYAVDWEQVARLDDQSLINGVSQIAPFDAAAKQALLEVSGLRERCELLVQLMQFFGRRTDDDDEDGVTLQ
- a CDS encoding L-serine ammonia-lyase: MISALDLFRIGLGPSSSHTVGPMRIAMRFLQGIEASGQLDAITRVRVDLQGSLALTGEGHGTPDACLMGLIGFEPETAEPAQAHAAAAEVRASGRITLLGRHEIAFDCKGDLILDFDHIPDLHPNGMVLTAWDAAGEELARGEYFSTGGGFYSSRHQLEQPAPDDQVVHGPPVRFPFTSGAELLAVCAESGFDIAEVMMANEAARRPEAETLAGLDVIADAMNLCIDQGLTKEGHLPGALKVRRRARAIHQKLIARPQDNQAETLMDWLNLYAMAVNEENASGGRVVTAPTNGAAGIVPSLLRQYCSDGNTAIPFKARRYLLTAAGIGLLYKQRASISGAEMGCQGEVGVACSMAAAGLAAVWGGTPVQVCAAAEIGMEHNLGLTCDPVGGLVQIPCIERNAIAAVKAVNAAKLALHAGETPRVSLDQVIETMRQTGLDMSSKYKETSQGGLAINVVAC
- a CDS encoding molybdopterin-dependent oxidoreductase → MSKLILSRRRLIQAGAVGAGGLLLSGCDRLTRDPKVLDFLGQAEDLHRVTQRGLAGDALAREFAESQMSPTFRANGSLAVADPVYRTHFAQGFSRWALRVDGLVTHPLMLPLTALKQFPQRTQITRHDCVEGWSAIGKWTGPRLAALLDLARLRPEARYLVFHCADLYGGRPYYESIDLVDAFHPQTILAWAMNGQPLEEQHGAPLRLRVERQLGYKHAKFVTRIEAVAALAGIYGGKGGYWEDNGRYAWYAGI
- a CDS encoding secondary thiamine-phosphate synthase enzyme YjbQ; this translates as MKQATTILTFDTPGRGLTDITRAIAGWQRESGIGEGLLTLLCRHTSASLLIQENAAREVRGDLVAWLDRIAPEGPHYAHDDEGPDDMPAHLKATLTGVNLSIPVIGGQMALGTWQGIYLAEHRRMAHRRQVALHLLGA